In Rutidosis leptorrhynchoides isolate AG116_Rl617_1_P2 chromosome 2, CSIRO_AGI_Rlap_v1, whole genome shotgun sequence, one genomic interval encodes:
- the LOC139893097 gene encoding uncharacterized mitochondrial protein ymf1-like has protein sequence MPFGRSLLQRESLLRVSGEERSPEILISFHSSGSTSNQWRKLKNPWFPGRTLFRPSCFRTGKKKRFFAQLAHSAGPTCISYLAEEASDRLEFLPSWDSMDQDLLLLYGQYRSTLVDHMDVEKASHFDELETSLFHFYLPSSYLCFVCSPEEFDLFNLGIPPK, from the coding sequence ATGCCATTCGGAAGAAGTCTTCTACAGAGGGAAAGCCTGTTACGAGTAAGTGGAGAGGAAAGATCTCCCGAGATTCTTATCTCATTCCATTCCAGTGGCTCAACCAGTAACCAATGGCGAAAACTAAAAAATCCATGGTTTCCCGGTAGAACCCTATTTCGCCCAAGTTGTTTCAGAACCGGAAAAAAGAAGCGGTTTTTCGCACAGCTTGCGCATAGTGCGGGTCCCACTTGTATATCGTATTTGGCCGAAGAAGCATCGGACAGGTTGGAGTTCTTACCTTCTTGGGATTCCATGGACCAAGATCTGCTTTTATTATATGGGCAATACCGATCTACTTTAGTAGATCATATGGATGTAGAAAAAGCTTCTCATTTTGATGAATTGGAAACATCTCTTTTCCATTTCTATTTACCCAGTTCATATCTTTGTTTCGTGTGTTCCCCGGAGGAATTCGATCTCTTCAATCTCGGGATACCACCTAAATAA
- the LOC139894568 gene encoding small ribosomal subunit protein uS12m, producing MPTLNQLLRHGREEKRRTDRTRASDQCPQKQGVRPRVPTRTPKKPNSAPRKIAKVRLSNRHDIFAHIPGEGHNSQEHSTVLIRGGRVKDSPGVKSHCIRGVKDLLGIPDRRKGRSKYGAEKPKSI from the coding sequence ATGCCTACATTAAATCAATTGCTTCGCCATGGTAGAGAAGAAAAACGGCGCACGGACCGTACTCGAGCTTCGGATCAATGTCCACAGAAGCAAGGAGTACGCCCGCGTGTACCAACGAGAACACCGAAAAAACCTAATTCAGCTCCACGTAAGATAGCCAAAGTACGGTTGAGCAATCGACATGATATATTTGCTCACATTCCGGGCGAGGGTCATAATTCGCAGGAACATTCTACAGTCTTAATAAGAGGAGGTAGAGTGAAAGATTCGCCAGGTGTGAAATCCCATTGTATTCGAGGAGTCAAGGATTTGTTGGGAATTCCGGATCGAAGAAAAGGGAGATCCAAATATGGTGCAGAAAAACCAAAATCGATATGA
- the LOC139889710 gene encoding LOW QUALITY PROTEIN: uncharacterized protein (The sequence of the model RefSeq protein was modified relative to this genomic sequence to represent the inferred CDS: inserted 3 bases in 2 codons; substituted 1 base at 1 genomic stop codon), whose protein sequence is MSSGTVNFPTILVTVTCNPRRCVRTPLSGRERKDFSEQPPWFQTQESTFPYEHSIGRLGVRRGSLLCLHTRLPFSESSAGPPTTSLRPEGFIAQKXPGRRLPKREAQRMSDAKPRTSLRSYWHTLPKKKEQTPLKTRVRYNKAISVHRPSHGAVRGRYRSYSSQPASXVSLPLQGMEVWVNRHQIEEFAFCFQQXHDKVDQDENESGNPGHTHPGAYALLWGGGFYRER, encoded by the exons ATGTCGTCGGGTACTGTTAACTTCCCCACCATTCTTGTAACTGTCACCTGTAATCCGCGCAGGTGTGTCCGCACCCCCCTGAGTGGACGAGAAAGAAAGGATTTCTCGGAGCAACCCCCCTGGTTCCAGACCCAGGAGTCAACTTTCCCGTATGAGCATTCG ATAGGTCGTCTGGGGGTTCGCCGCGGTTCATTGCTGTGCTTACACACTAGGCTACCCTTTTCCGAAAGCTCCGCGGGACCACCTACCACTAGTCTTCGGCCGGAGGGGTTTATTGCACAAA CGCCGGGACGCAGGCTCCCGAAGAGGGAAGCCCAACGAATGTCAGATGCAAAGCCCCGCACCTCATTAAGATCATATTGGCATACTCTCCCAAAAAAGAAAGAGCAGACCCCATTGAAGACGAGAGTGAGGTACAACAAGGCCATTTCTGTCCACCGCCCTTCTCACGGAGCCGTACGTGGACGTTACCGCTCATACAGCTCCCAGCCAGCAAG AGTTAGCCTTCCTCTACAAGGAATGGAAGTGTGGGTGAATCGACATCAAATAGAGGAATTCGCTTTTTGTTTTCAGCAATAACATGATAA GGTGGATCAAGACGAGAATGAATCCGGTAATCCAGGACATACTCATCCTGGAGCTTATGCTCTCCTCTGGGGAGGGGGTTTTTATAGAGAGAGGTAA
- the LOC139894567 gene encoding uncharacterized protein, with product MKEAIRMVLESIYDPEFPDTSHFRSGRGCHSALRRIKEEWGTSRWFLEFDIRKCFHTIDRHRLIPIFKEEIGDPKFFYPIQKVFSAGRLVGAEKGPYSVPHSVLLSALPDNIYLHKLDQEIGRIQQKYEIPIVQRIRSVLLRTGRIDDQEDSGEEASFNPPQDNRAIIVGRVKSIQRKTAFHSLVSSWHTPPTSTPRLRGDQKRSFVFPPSSALAAFLNKPSSLLCAAFLIEAAGLTPKAEFYGRERCNNNWAMRDFFKYCKRKGLLIELGGEAILVIRSERGPARKLAPLKSHYLIRICYARYADDLLLGIVGAVELLIEIKKLLAHFLQSGLNLWVGSAGSTTIAARSTVEFLGTVIREVPPRTTPIQFLRELEKRLRVKHRIHITACHLRSAIHSKFRNLGNSIPIKELTKGMSGTGSLLDAVQLADTLGTAGVRSPQVSVLWGTVKHIRQGSRAISLLHSSGRSKVPSDVQQAVSRSGMSVRKLSLYTPAGRKAAGEGGGDWARSIRREFPIQIEAPIKKILRRLRDRGLISRRRPWPIHVACLTNVSDGDIVNWSAGIAISPLSYYRCRDNLYQVRTIVDHQIRWSAIFTPAHKHKSSARNIIPKYSKDSNIVNKEGGKTLAEFPNSIELGKLGPGQDPNNKEHSTTSRV from the coding sequence ATGAAAGAGGCGATCAGAATGGTACTCGAATCCATTTACGATCCCGAGTTTCCAGACACATCGCACTTCCGCTCGGGTCGAGGCTGCCACTCGGCCCTAAGACGGATCAAAGAAGAGTGGGGAACCTCTCGCTGGTTTTTGGAATTCGACATCAGGAAGTGTTTTCACACCATCGACCGACATCGACTCATCCCCATCTTTAAGGAAGAGATCGGTGACCCCAAGTTCTTTTACCCCATTCAGAAAGTCTTTTCTGCCGGACGACTCGTAGGGGCGGAGAAGGGCCCTTACTCCGTCCCACACAGTGTATTACTATCGGCCCTACCAGACAACATCTACCTACACAAGCTCGATCAGGAGATAGGGAGGATCCAACAGAAGTACGAAATTCCGATTGTTCAGAGAATAAGATCGGTTCTATTAAGGACAGGTCGTATTGATGACCAAGAAGACTCTGGAGAAGAAGCAAGCTTCAACCCTCCCCAAGACAACAGAGCCATCATTGTGGGGAGGGTAAAGAGCATCCAACGCAAAACGGCCTTTCATTCCCTTGTTTCGTCGTGGCACACCCCTCCCACAAGCACCCCCCGGCTCAGGGGGGACCAGAAAAGGTCTTTCGTTTTCCCCCCTTCGTCGGCCCTTGCCGCCTTCCTTAACAAGCCCTCGAGCCTCCTTTGCGCCGCCTTCCTAATAGAAGCCGCCGGGTTGACCCCGAAGGCCGAATTCTATGGTAGAGAACGCTGTAATAATAATTGGGCCATGAGAGACTTTTTTAAGTATTGCAAAAGAAAGGGCCTGCTGATAGAGCTGGGCGGGGAGGCGATACTAGTTATCAGGTCAGAGAGAGGCCCGGCCCGTAAGCTGGCCCCCTTAAAAAGCCATTACTTAATAAGGATTTGTTATGCGCGATATGCCGACGACTTACTACTGGGAATCGTGGGTGCCGTAGAGCTTCTCATAGAAATAAAAAAACTTCTCGCCCACTTCCTACAATCCGGCCTGAACCTTTGGGTAGGCTCTGCAGGATCAACAACAATAGCTGCACGGAGTACGGTAGAATTCCTCGGTACGGTCATTCGGGAAGTCCCTCCGAGGACGACTCCCATACAATTCTTGCGAGAGCTGGAGAAGCGTCTACGAGTAAAGCACCGTATACATATAACTGCTTGCCACCTACGCTCCGCCATCCATTCCAAGTTTAGGAACCTAGGTAATAGTATCCCGATCAAAGAGCTGACGAAGGGGATGAGCGGAACAGGGAGTCTACTGGACGCGGTTCAACTAGCGGACACTCTTGGAACAGCTGGAGTAAGAAGTCCCCAAGTGAGCGTGTTATGGGGGACCGTCAAGCACATCCGGCAAGGATCAAGGGCGATCTCATTGTTGCATAGCTCAGGTCGGAGTAAGGTGCCATCGGACGTCCAACAGGCAGTCTCACGATCGGGCATGAGTGTCCGGAAGTTGTCATTGTATACTCCCGCGGGTCGGAAGGCGGCGGGGGAAGGAGGGGGAGACTGGGCGAGATCTATCAGAAGGGAATTCCCCATACAAATAGAGGCGCCTATCAAAAAGATACTCCGAAGGCTTCGGGATCGAGGTCTCATTAGCCGAAGAAGACCCTGGCCAATCCACGTGGCCTGCTTGACGAACGTCAGCGACGGAGACATCGTAAATTGGTCCGCGGGCATCGCGATAAGTCCTCTGTCCTACTACAGGTGCCGCGACAACCTTTACCAAGTCCGAACGATTGTCGACCACCAGATCCGCTGGTCTGCAATATTCACCCCGGCCCACAAGCACAAATCCTCGGCGCGGAATATAATCCCAAAGTACTCCAAAGACTCAAATATAGTAAATAAAGAAGGTGGTAAGACCCTTGCAGAGTTCCCCAACAGCATAGAGCTTGGGAAGCTCGGACCCGGTCAAGATCCGAACAACAAGGAGCACTCAACTACTAGTAGAGTCTAG
- the LOC139894569 gene encoding NADH-ubiquinone oxidoreductase chain 3 → MSEFAPICIYLVISPLVSLIPLGVPFPFASNSSTYPEKLSAYECGFDPFGDARSRFDIRFYLVSILFIIPDPEVTFSFPWAVPLNKIDPFGSWSMMAFLLILTIGSLYEWKRGASDRE, encoded by the coding sequence ATGTCAGAATTTGCACCTATTTGTATCTATTTAGTGATCAGTCCGCTAGTTTCTTTGATCCCACTCGGTGTTCCTTTTCCATTTGCTTCCAATAGTTCGACCTATCCAGAAAAATTGTCGGCCTACGAATGTGGTTTCGATCCTTTCGGTGATGCCAGAAGTCGTTTTGATATACGATTTTATCTTGtttctattttatttattatcCCTGATCCGGAAGTCACCTTTTCCTTTCCTTGGGCAGTACCTCTCAACAAGATTGATCCCTTTGGATCTTGGTCCATGATGGCCTTTTTATTGATTTTGACGATTGGATCTCTCTATGAATGGAAAAGGGGTGCTTCGGATCGGGAGTAA